The following are encoded in a window of Dehalobacter sp. 12DCB1 genomic DNA:
- a CDS encoding HAMP domain-containing sensor histidine kinase, which yields MKSSIKLKLFTAISCLTLLYVLLSWFLNDQFLAKYYYLNKESTLKEYYHEINEIYDGEPFNILLNLEKIERTEGLNITILDSSMYIKYISSLKEEEFFHEPFKKPGGSDYAFIPDISILKDAQNSTQPVIVKSTDRRLNSDFINLVGQLNNGDYLYLNTPVVAIEESAAIANKFSLITGLFIMVIGVLIVFFFTDRFTKPILRLNEIAQSMVKLDFGKKYPVQTYDEIGELGSSINSLSTQLEKSINELRQANEKLMEDIERERKIDDMRKEFISNVSHELKTPIALIQGYAEGLKVNVNESEEDKDFYCNVIIDESAKMNKLVKQLLELSQIDAGYTRLEKTDFDLNELVEFVLRKNMLLIKEKNIQLTKEIQNKFMVNADIDRIEQIIVNYLVNAINHADQRKEIKVKFEKTGQKARVSVFNSGTPIPEEASDKIWTSFYKVDKARTRSYGGTGLGLSIVRAIQEQHGNAYGVQNVENGVEFWFEVDLAE from the coding sequence ATGAAATCATCAATCAAATTAAAACTATTTACTGCCATAAGTTGTCTGACCTTATTGTATGTTTTGCTTTCGTGGTTTTTAAACGACCAGTTTCTTGCGAAGTATTACTACTTGAACAAGGAAAGCACCTTGAAGGAGTACTACCATGAGATCAATGAAATCTATGATGGCGAGCCGTTCAATATTTTACTCAATCTGGAGAAAATTGAGAGGACCGAGGGCCTGAACATTACGATTCTTGATTCATCCATGTATATCAAATATATTTCTTCATTAAAAGAAGAAGAATTTTTTCATGAGCCGTTCAAAAAGCCTGGAGGCTCGGATTATGCGTTCATTCCTGATATTTCGATCCTTAAAGATGCCCAGAATTCAACGCAGCCTGTGATTGTTAAATCCACCGACCGCAGATTGAATTCCGATTTTATTAATCTGGTTGGACAGTTAAATAATGGAGACTATCTGTACCTGAACACTCCGGTGGTCGCGATCGAGGAAAGTGCGGCAATTGCCAATAAGTTTTCTCTTATTACGGGTTTGTTTATTATGGTTATCGGAGTTTTGATCGTATTTTTCTTCACAGACAGATTTACCAAACCGATTCTTCGTCTGAATGAGATTGCTCAATCTATGGTCAAACTGGATTTTGGCAAAAAATACCCGGTGCAGACCTACGATGAAATTGGTGAACTTGGGTCAAGCATTAACTCGCTTTCCACCCAATTGGAGAAATCGATCAATGAGCTTCGGCAGGCCAACGAAAAGCTCATGGAGGATATCGAAAGAGAAAGAAAAATAGACGACATGAGGAAAGAGTTTATTTCCAATGTTTCACATGAGCTAAAGACGCCGATTGCATTGATTCAGGGCTATGCCGAGGGGCTTAAGGTCAATGTCAATGAAAGTGAAGAGGATAAAGACTTCTATTGTAATGTGATCATTGATGAAAGCGCTAAGATGAATAAGCTTGTCAAACAGCTTCTGGAGTTATCGCAGATCGATGCGGGCTACACCCGACTGGAAAAAACTGATTTTGACTTAAACGAACTGGTTGAATTTGTCCTCAGAAAGAACATGCTGCTGATCAAAGAGAAAAATATTCAACTGACCAAAGAAATTCAGAATAAATTTATGGTTAATGCCGATATCGACAGGATTGAGCAAATCATTGTGAACTATCTGGTCAATGCGATCAATCATGCAGACCAGCGCAAAGAAATTAAAGTCAAGTTCGAAAAAACAGGACAAAAAGCCAGAGTAAGTGTTTTCAACTCCGGCACTCCCATTCCTGAAGAAGCTTCGGATAAGATTTGGACCAGTTTTTATAAGGTGGACAAAGCAAGAACTCGTTCTTATGGCGGCACAGGTCTCGGCCTGTCGATCGTCCGGGCTATTCAGGAACAGCATGGTAATGCGTATGGGGTTCAAAACGTGGAAAATGGCGTCGAGTTTTGGTTTGAGGTAGATTTAGCGGAATAA
- a CDS encoding response regulator transcription factor: MALGNILIADDEARMRKLVADFLKKEGYTVIEAEDGKQALNIIHSGQHISLAILDVMMPETDGWTVCREIRKSGQIPVIMLTARSEESDELFGFDLGADEYITKPFSPLILVARVRALLRRTSDPKARVKNFEGLEIDKNRRVVCIDGERVDLSPKEYELLLYLVDNESLAVSREQILNSVWDYDYYGDARTVDTHIKRLRYKLGIKGDFIQTVRGLGYRFEVIRI; this comes from the coding sequence ATGGCTCTAGGGAATATACTCATTGCAGACGATGAAGCTAGAATGAGGAAACTGGTTGCTGATTTTTTAAAAAAGGAAGGGTATACCGTCATTGAAGCGGAAGATGGGAAACAAGCCCTGAATATTATTCATTCCGGGCAGCATATCAGCCTGGCCATCCTGGATGTTATGATGCCCGAGACGGATGGATGGACAGTATGTAGGGAAATCCGAAAGAGCGGCCAGATTCCGGTCATCATGCTGACGGCAAGATCTGAGGAATCGGATGAGCTGTTCGGTTTTGATCTGGGTGCAGATGAATATATTACCAAACCTTTCAGTCCGCTGATCCTGGTCGCGCGGGTTCGGGCCCTTCTTCGCAGAACCAGTGATCCGAAGGCTAGGGTTAAAAACTTTGAGGGTCTGGAGATTGATAAAAACAGGCGAGTCGTATGTATTGACGGAGAACGGGTAGATTTAAGCCCGAAGGAATATGAACTGCTTTTATATCTAGTAGATAATGAAAGCCTGGCTGTATCAAGGGAACAGATCCTGAATTCAGTTTGGGATTACGATTATTATGGTGACGCCAGAACTGTGGACACCCATATCAAACGGTTAAGGTATAAATTAGGGATCAAAGGAGATTTTATTCAAACCGTCAGAGGACTGGGATACAGATTTGAGGTAATCAGAATTTGA
- a CDS encoding GGDEF domain-containing protein: MFYAYLNDQAAVIIILCFSFLNLVFVFTMNKEKSFSALFGFSFIVPFLLALLSIAYPDMVLRIKVLHHTNFAFLCLLFILILSWRWKNYAASAALSVIFPFLVLFIVMKADHLPVILTITEFLSGADVVLTAGIIVLMHQFLGEKQMSLTWGVIFMGSGQLLQYEFPTNSSFLIPFCQFAAYLLFYCYIQKTSKEPYRLKLANAEEKIVDINKTINYEVKRKMLEMELHNEHLLNMVQRDPLVDAYNKKGIMNYFGNLIDDPKIGEFTLMLFDIDNFKSINDNRGHVVGDMVLKKVVSIAKENIREFDILGRYGGDEFLVILPKTKITDALIVAERFRKRVSEEPGISVSIGLAAYPEDGTTAHNLIETADAGLYHSKRVGKNAISHAGSMI; encoded by the coding sequence ATGTTCTATGCCTATTTAAATGATCAGGCTGCAGTCATTATCATTTTATGTTTTTCTTTTCTGAATTTGGTATTTGTATTTACCATGAACAAGGAAAAGAGTTTTTCAGCTCTTTTTGGATTCAGTTTTATTGTGCCGTTTCTATTAGCACTGCTTAGTATAGCCTATCCTGACATGGTACTGCGTATTAAAGTGCTTCATCATACAAATTTTGCTTTTCTCTGCTTGTTGTTTATACTGATATTATCATGGCGGTGGAAGAATTACGCTGCATCTGCCGCTTTAAGCGTAATTTTTCCCTTTTTGGTACTTTTCATAGTCATGAAGGCCGACCACCTGCCGGTTATTCTGACGATAACGGAATTCTTAAGCGGTGCGGATGTTGTCCTGACAGCCGGGATTATTGTATTGATGCATCAATTTCTCGGCGAAAAGCAGATGTCATTGACCTGGGGAGTCATATTTATGGGTTCTGGACAGCTGCTCCAATATGAATTTCCTACCAATTCCTCTTTCCTGATTCCGTTCTGTCAGTTTGCCGCGTACCTACTGTTTTACTGTTATATCCAAAAAACATCAAAGGAGCCATATCGTTTAAAATTGGCGAACGCTGAAGAGAAGATTGTAGACATCAATAAGACCATCAACTACGAAGTAAAGAGAAAAATGCTGGAAATGGAATTGCACAATGAACACTTGCTCAATATGGTCCAGAGAGATCCGCTGGTCGATGCGTATAATAAAAAGGGGATCATGAATTATTTTGGAAACCTGATTGATGATCCCAAGATAGGCGAATTCACACTCATGCTCTTTGACATTGATAATTTTAAAAGCATCAATGATAACCGTGGACATGTTGTCGGGGACATGGTCCTCAAAAAGGTCGTAAGTATTGCCAAGGAAAATATCAGGGAATTTGACATACTTGGTCGTTATGGAGGAGATGAATTCCTGGTCATTTTGCCGAAAACCAAAATAACGGATGCCCTGATTGTCGCCGAACGGTTCAGAAAAAGAGTCAGTGAAGAGCCGGGTATTTCGGTTTCTATAGGACTAGCTGCTTATCCGGAGGATGGCACGACAGCCCATAATCTAATTGAGACCGCTGATGCTGGCCTGTATCACTCCAAAAGGGTCGGCAAGAACGCAATAAGCCATGCAGGTTCAATGATATGA